In one Magallana gigas chromosome 9, xbMagGiga1.1, whole genome shotgun sequence genomic region, the following are encoded:
- the LOC105346137 gene encoding von Willebrand factor D and EGF domain-containing protein: MKDEWSEGIHDWRKPKMIYSRRQVLSLVIFLLSEVTLAQDPCLDGNFREIDNVAKRSPSYDEDFTLPCDMFLIEGWYGSKTHVMSTSPPLFGKCGTIYPVWLKDPTPPDGIIQNLTACQVGFSDECSNAFKIEVKNCTGFLVYKLKPLDSCNSAYCFELDDSCVNKTVNNIRVSFHNLTWTEKEKENSPGVFRYDPTVNLICSFTPSDDDSLLYYIDWYVDNETVIQGQTVDKSSLNDAILSAADLNKAGKKINSWIHCMVGIKASKNKFPCVTKSSKLFFAGIELLNRTVTIERKGTVTLMLRPTIPFASETIQRQDGMQSTSPLNIQLSFPGNTEAKCQQSTSGSLRKCSVPIESFKYGERQRYKDKTNWNKIYTMEISNSDNDGYYMQDHKLVLRLETNSPNGDGAQIFSDAVFRDVHINVVDKEEAWKGKRCSSYADPHQTTFDGYKYECQATGCETKKTYIFYSNDFHLQEVQVRHSICWSTARCVCAVAARSGQDVFTIDVCNQRQFINFPICNENSLKVIKETDKVYKIIFPTGTYVKVFIYNYGSSSWYLNVEVYPTVSDVDRTSGLCGVLDNDRTNDLRRRDGTQGNTKSYSYSYPPDDFSLSWQLPEGSNEDLLSMSQTVFDQLTPLSSYFHKLCTCDKEKTYCSYKQYTECKTGIKGKEFHCVLHSSSRRKRDLNFLTQIPGNINKNMEEEPRVKRAAYSEVDAYRICKSAFEMSTYYGTCLNVVPNFNNETLVNCMNDLVMTGNPNLTQLHLDTALAQCQTYILLNSTLEREQPDVTKVIVNLCPNNCSNKGVCSSGNCTCDYGFGGSDCSFDVLSPPTINKLSGDGVCDKSSEPCEDSTFYGHYFSENMVTTCHMTREEIDENNTVTSQTSYTVELQERTLYEGFCSLEYGPGSTFYTTFHFNMSNDGTQFSPLYTVYVYQSACQTFQNISGNIKVTLQNGYCYINGTCVQSGTLKKKESCWRCLSASNVYDWTWDCKEAETTTTRSRSNVEKTNKQNTKDEDVSPAGKILIAANVIVAAAICVVIGCIIKQKYYNKKSDDHSVLVAPNKDEVNIYPDSDRRMATRGNFHPADLFQFDSPAEKFSRPPSATSTRQLPSTNDFTTLYDKKHLDKLFGVNGH; this comes from the exons ATGAAAGACGAATGGAGTGAAGGAATTCATGATTGGCGAAAACCTAAAATG ATTTATTCACGTCGACAAGTTCTGTCGTTGGTGATCTTTTTACTGAGTGAAGTCACATTAG CGCAAGATCCGTGTCTTGATGGGAACTTCCGTGAGATTGATAACGTGGCTAAACGATCACCATCCTATGATGAGGACTTCACATTGCCTTGTGATATGTTCTTGATTGAGGGTTGGTACGGATCCAAAACTCACGTAATGTCTACGTCACCACCATTGTTTGGAAAATGTGGCACAATATATCCAGTTTGGCTGAAAG ACCCTACTCCCCCTGATGGAATCATACAGAATTTAACCGCATGTCAAGTGGGGTTTTCGGATGAATGTTCCAACGCTTTTAAAATAGAAGTGAAAAACTGCACTGGTTTTCTAGTGTACAAGCTAAAACCGCTGGATAGTTGCAATTCTGCATACTGCTTTG AGCTTGACGACAGTT gTGTTAATAAGACGGTTAACAACATTCGCGTTTCTTTCCATAATTTAACGTGGAcggaaaaagagaaagaaaatagTCCGGGTGTTTTTCGATACGACCCTACTGTCAACCTGATTTGTTCCTTCACCCCTTCTGATGATGACTCCCTGCTCTACTACATTGACTGGTACGTCGATAACGAGACTGTGATCCAAGGACAGACCGTCGACAAGTCGTCATTAAATGACGCTATTCTCTCCGCGGCAGATCTAAACAAGGCGGGGAAAAAGATCAATTCTTGG ATTCACTGCATGGTTGGAATAAAAGCGTCCAAAAACAAGTTTCCGTGTGTAACAAAATCTAGTAAACTATTTTTTGCAGGAATAGAG CTTTTAAATCGCACTGTCACTATTGAGAGGAAAGGAACAGTGACCTTAATGCTTCGCCCTACTATTCCATTTGCATCAGAAACTATCCAGCGACAAGACGGCATGCAATCTACATCACCGTTAAACATTCAGCTGTCATTTCCCGGGAACACTGAAGCGAAATGCCAACAAAGCACTAGTGGTAGTTTAAGAAAATGTTCTGTGCCTATAGAAAGTTTTAAATACGGTGAGCGTCAGCGGTATAAAGATAAGACCAATTGGAACAAGATCTATACCATGGAAATATCTAATTCAGATAACGATGGTTATTACATGCAGGATCATAAGCTCGTGTTGCGGCTAGAAACAAACAGCCCAAACGGCGATGGTGCCCAGATATTTTCAGATGCTGTGTTCCGTGACGTGCAC ATAAATGTTGTAGACAAAGAGGAGGCCTGGAAGGGGAAACGCTGTAGTTCATATGCGGACCCACATCAAACAACATTCGACGGATA CAAGTATGAATGCCAAGCAACAGGATGCGAAACTAAGaagacatatatattttatagcaACGATTTCCATTTACAAGAG GTACAAGTCCGGCATAGCATATGCTGGAGTACAGCTCGCTGCGTCTGCGCAGTGGCGGCTAGATCGGGACAGGATGTGTTCACAATTGATGTTTGTAATCAAAGACAGTTTATCAACTTTCCAATTTGCAACGAAAATTCACTGAAAGTTATCAAAGAAACTGACAAAGTGTATAAG atAATATTCCCAACAGGAACGTATGTTAAGGTTTTTATCTATAATTATGGAAGCTCTAGTTGGTACCTAAACGTAGAAGTTTACCCCACGGTTTCTGATGTTGATAGAACGTCTGGACTGTGTGGAGTACTGGACAATGATAGGACTAATGACCTCCGCCGTAGGGACGGTACCCAGGGAAATACAAAATCCTACAGCTACAGTTACCCACCGGATGATTTCTCCTTGTCATGGCA ACTTCCTGAAGGTAGTAATGAAGATCTTCTATCCATGTCACAGACGGTGTTTGATCAGTTGACACCACTTTCCTCATATTTTCACAAACTTTGCACCTGCGATAAAGAGAAAACATACTGTAGCTACAAGCAATACACAGAATGCAAAACAGGAATTAAAGGTAAAGAGTTTCACTGTGTATTGCATAGCAGCTCAAGGAGGAAAAGAGACTTGAACTTTCTCACCCAAATTCCCGGGAACATTAATAAGAATATGGAAGAAGAACCA CGAGTCAAAAGAGCGGCATATAGCGAAGTGGATGCATATAGGATTTGTAAAAGCGCATTTGAAATGTCAACATACTACGGCACGTGCCTAAATGTCGTTCCCAACTTCAACAATGAAACCTTAGTCAACTGCATGAATGATCTTGTT ATGACTGGAAACCCTAATCTGACACAGTTACACCTGGACACTGCCCTTGCACAGTGCCAGACCTATATCCTGCTGAATTCGACACTAGAAAGAGAACAACCCGATGTCACTAAGGTGATCGTCAATTTATGTCCTAACAACTGTAGCAACAAAGGTGTATGTTCATCAG GGAACTGTACCTGTGATTATGGGTTCGGGGGAAGCGATTGTTCCTTTGACGTGTTATCTCCCCcaacaataaacaaattatcCGGTGATGGTGTTTGTGACAAATCGTCGGAACCTTGTGAGGACAGCACTTTTTACGGGCACTACTTCTCAGAGAATATGGTAACAACTTGCCATATGACCAGAGAAGAG ATAGATGAAAACAATACTGTAACATCACAGACCTCGTACACAGTAGAATTACAGGAGAGGACCCTTTATGAAGGATTCTGTAGTCTTGAATACGGTCCAGGATCGACGTTTTATACTACTTTCCATTTCAATATGTCTAATGATGGAACTCAATTCTCGCCTCTGTATACTGTTTACGTATACCAATCTGCCTGTCAGACGTTTCAGAACATTTCTGGAAACATCAAAGTTACCCTTCAG AACGGTTACTGTTACATAAATGGAACCTGCGTACAAAGTGGAAcgttaaaaaagaaagaaagctGTTGGCGATGTTTGTCCGCGTCAAATGTGTATGATTGGACATGGG ACTGTAAAGAAGCAGAAACAACTACAACTAGGAGTAGATCTAATGtcgaaaaaacaaacaaacaaaacacgaAGGATGAAGATGTCTCACCTGCCGGCAAAATTCTAATCGCTGCAAATGTCATCGTCGCTGCTGCAATTTGTGTGGTAATTGGATGCATCATCAAACAGAAATATTACAATAA AAAAAGTGATGATCATTCAGTTCTTGTCGCTCCCAACAAGGATGAAGTGAACATTTACCCAGACAGTGACAGACGTATGGCTACCAGAGGCAACTTTCACCCCGCAGACTTATTCCAATTTGATTCACCAGCCGAAAAGTTTTCAAGACCACCGTCAGCAACCTCAACGAGACAACTGCCATCTACGAATGATTTCACGACATTATATGACAAGAAACACCTCGACAAACTTTTTGGTGTGAATGgacattga